The following coding sequences lie in one Treponema socranskii subsp. buccale genomic window:
- the pepF gene encoding oligoendopeptidase F, translated as MTQHSVPLRKDVPFSDKWDLSSLFASDGDWEKALSEIETLTEKAAAYKGRLSESDKTLLSALKAYEAADKKLEAVFNYASLQLTADETDSAAQNKEGRARMAYTKYLAATSFFNPELQSIPDEKIRAWMEEDAFRDYRVFLSKLLRMKRFVLSEKEERIMSLQSESASAAHKAFTVFTDADLRFGTVTVGGAEKPLTQSTWSVFMDNPDRSVRENAYKKFYGTFEAYEHTLASLYSGSVNQDVFSMRARGYASCLEKALYPDNVPVSVYRNLIDTVHKNLPALHEYYALRKKALHLSELRHWDVYVPLVKNVRTNTSYEKAVEICREALSPLGSEYTDRLCSGLLGGWVDRYENKGKRSGAFSSGVYTGNPFILLNYKDDVIRDVFTMAHEGGHSMHTWYSVHANPYMQYNYTIFEAEVASTFNEELVFRYLLKRAETDDMKAYLLATHAGDILATLYRQTMFAEYELKAHEFVEAGEPLSAELLRKTYRSLLEKYFGSEMHFETNSDMEGLRIPHFYSAFYVYKYATGISASLALAERVLNGGKTERDDYFGFLKSGGSRYPIESLKIAGVDMSESKPIEDACAVFARIVKELSALLKI; from the coding sequence ATGACACAGCATTCAGTTCCGCTTCGAAAAGACGTTCCTTTTTCGGACAAATGGGATTTATCGTCGCTGTTCGCATCGGACGGCGATTGGGAAAAAGCGCTTTCGGAAATCGAAACGCTCACCGAAAAAGCCGCCGCGTACAAAGGCAGGCTTTCCGAATCCGATAAAACGCTGCTTTCGGCGCTCAAAGCGTACGAAGCCGCCGACAAAAAACTCGAAGCCGTTTTCAATTACGCGAGTTTGCAGCTGACCGCGGATGAAACCGACTCCGCCGCTCAAAACAAAGAAGGGCGCGCGCGCATGGCGTACACGAAATACCTCGCGGCAACGAGTTTTTTCAATCCCGAACTTCAATCGATACCGGATGAAAAGATACGGGCTTGGATGGAAGAAGACGCCTTCCGCGATTACCGCGTCTTTTTGTCGAAACTGCTCCGTATGAAGCGTTTTGTTTTAAGCGAAAAAGAAGAGCGCATCATGTCGCTGCAAAGCGAAAGCGCATCCGCCGCACACAAAGCTTTTACCGTGTTTACCGATGCCGATCTGCGCTTCGGCACGGTGACGGTCGGCGGAGCAGAAAAACCTTTGACGCAATCGACGTGGAGCGTGTTTATGGACAATCCCGATCGGAGCGTCCGCGAAAACGCATATAAAAAATTCTACGGCACTTTCGAAGCTTACGAGCACACGCTCGCATCCCTCTATTCGGGAAGCGTCAATCAGGACGTGTTTTCGATGCGAGCGCGAGGCTATGCGTCCTGCCTCGAAAAAGCGCTCTATCCCGACAATGTGCCCGTAAGCGTCTACCGCAATCTCATCGATACCGTACATAAAAATCTTCCCGCACTTCACGAGTATTACGCGCTCAGAAAAAAAGCGCTTCATCTTTCCGAACTGCGCCACTGGGACGTATACGTGCCGCTCGTCAAAAACGTGCGCACGAACACGAGTTACGAAAAAGCGGTCGAAATATGCCGCGAAGCGCTTTCTCCTCTCGGAAGCGAATATACCGACCGGCTCTGCAGCGGACTTCTCGGCGGCTGGGTCGACCGCTATGAAAACAAAGGAAAGAGAAGCGGCGCGTTTTCAAGCGGCGTATACACGGGAAATCCGTTTATCCTGCTCAACTACAAAGACGACGTCATCCGCGACGTGTTTACGATGGCGCATGAAGGCGGGCATTCGATGCACACGTGGTATTCGGTGCACGCGAATCCCTATATGCAGTACAACTACACGATTTTCGAAGCCGAAGTCGCATCGACGTTCAACGAAGAACTCGTGTTCCGCTATCTTTTAAAACGAGCGGAAACCGACGATATGAAAGCCTATCTCCTCGCAACTCATGCGGGCGACATACTCGCGACGCTGTACCGCCAGACGATGTTCGCCGAATACGAATTGAAAGCGCACGAATTCGTCGAGGCGGGAGAGCCGCTTTCGGCGGAACTGCTTCGTAAAACCTATCGATCGCTTCTCGAAAAGTATTTCGGAAGCGAAATGCATTTTGAAACAAACAGCGATATGGAAGGCTTGCGTATCCCGCATTTTTACAGCGCGTTTTACGTATACAAATACGCAACGGGGATTTCGGCGTCTCTTGCGCTTGCCGAGCGCGTATTGAACGGAGGCAAAACCGAACGCGACGATTATTTCGGTTTTTTGAAATCGGGAGGTTCCCGCTACCCGATCGAATCGCTCAAAATCGCAGGCGTCGACATGAGCGAAAGCAAGCCGATCGAAGACGCGTGCGCCGTATTCGCGCGCATCGTAAAAGAGCTTTCGGCCCTGCTTAAGATTTAG
- the add gene encoding adenosine deaminase — MKETEFNSFLAKIPKAEIHIHIEAVMSFRTIEKLYERRFGKKMSAADEAELFSYDNLNGFIKAFLAVQDLFQSVSDFKYVFDDFGKYLAKNNIVYCEAFFAPSAFLKKGFDYGEMISLFSEKIAEIKEKYNIVIKLLLDVSRTFGCDNAMKNYELLKQYPCKDIIGIGLGGAEQKGPAKNFEPVFSRAHADGFHAVAHAGEDVGPESVWDTIKFLRAERIGHGITSVQDPELMSYLAETQLPLEVCITSNVFTKRFIDTVENHPIRRMYDENIFVTVNTDDPLFFKTNLIEEYWKCYKKLHFTLPEIKRLICNGFNASFLSETAKKSYIREVNAAWKAFAPAD; from the coding sequence TTGAAAGAAACCGAGTTTAACTCTTTTTTGGCAAAGATACCGAAAGCGGAAATACACATCCACATCGAAGCCGTCATGTCGTTTCGTACGATCGAAAAATTGTACGAGCGGCGCTTCGGTAAAAAGATGAGCGCTGCGGACGAAGCCGAACTCTTTTCATACGATAATCTCAACGGCTTTATCAAAGCCTTTCTCGCCGTACAGGATCTTTTTCAATCGGTTTCCGATTTCAAATACGTTTTCGACGATTTCGGAAAATATCTTGCCAAAAACAATATCGTCTATTGCGAAGCCTTTTTCGCGCCTTCCGCTTTTTTAAAAAAAGGATTCGACTACGGCGAAATGATTTCGCTCTTTTCCGAAAAGATCGCGGAGATCAAAGAAAAATACAATATCGTCATAAAACTCCTGCTCGACGTATCGCGGACATTCGGCTGCGACAATGCGATGAAAAATTACGAACTGCTCAAGCAATACCCGTGTAAAGACATCATCGGCATCGGACTCGGAGGAGCCGAACAAAAGGGACCCGCAAAAAATTTCGAACCCGTATTTTCGCGTGCGCACGCGGACGGCTTTCATGCAGTCGCACACGCGGGCGAAGACGTCGGACCCGAATCCGTGTGGGACACGATCAAATTCCTCCGCGCCGAACGAATCGGTCACGGCATCACATCGGTGCAGGATCCCGAACTCATGAGCTACCTCGCCGAAACGCAGCTGCCGCTCGAAGTGTGCATTACGAGCAACGTGTTTACGAAGCGTTTTATCGATACCGTCGAAAACCATCCGATTCGCCGCATGTACGACGAAAACATCTTCGTCACCGTAAACACCGACGATCCGCTCTTTTTCAAAACGAATCTCATCGAAGAATATTGGAAGTGCTACAAAAAGCTGCACTTTACGCTTCCCGAAATCAAGCGCCTCATCTGCAACGGCTTCAACGCGTCTTTCCTCTCAGAGACTGCAAAAAAATCTTACATCCGCGAAGTGAACGCCGCGTGGAAAGCTTTCGCACCCGCCGATTGA
- a CDS encoding AMP-dependent synthetase/ligase, with protein MEQTLPKMLKKTAVDFPEIAAQYSKNAEGVFEPTSYRELYETSLDFAAALKQLGVVRGEPVGLISDNRKEWEQADMGIMALGAVDVPRGCDATLIDLQQILSFTECAVVIAENAAQIKKIVSVKSELPHLKTLISFEDVGDDIKTDVKKSGIDLLFFNNLLNEGKKYNIEHRAEIEAELEKGEWNDTACIIFTSGTTGMPKGVELSHGNFLTQLDELQERIYLNPGDRALCVLPVWHVFQRLCEYVILIQGAALCYSKPVGSILLADFQKINPHLMPAVPRVYEAIYDGINRKMRKTGGFVYMLFRFFVGVAILHSRIDRLLFRKNVRFGPDYIGALWALLVIPWLLLYPLKLLGDALVFRKIKAMLGKNFRAGVSGGGAYPHNIDEFFWAIGVKVVEGYGLTETAPVVSVRPIADPVFGNVGSPIRGVKVRIVDQDGYVLGRCKQGVVQVKGGTVMKGYYKRPDLTAKVMTVDGWFDTGDIGILSIHDEIVLKGRMKDTIVLRGGENIEPLPIEQKLQESRFIKAAVVVGQDERYLGALILVDEDEVKGYAAENGIQYDTYENLLASEYIQTLYASEINGLINSKNGFKMFERINKFALITKPFEVGVELSAKQEIMRFRIGEIYAEEIASLFVQDQKADM; from the coding sequence ATGGAACAAACGCTCCCGAAAATGCTGAAAAAAACCGCTGTCGATTTTCCCGAAATCGCGGCGCAGTATTCGAAAAATGCCGAAGGTGTTTTCGAACCGACATCGTATCGAGAACTGTATGAAACTTCCCTCGATTTTGCCGCTGCTTTAAAACAGCTCGGCGTAGTGCGCGGCGAGCCTGTCGGTCTCATCTCCGACAACCGTAAAGAGTGGGAACAGGCCGATATGGGGATTATGGCGCTCGGTGCCGTCGATGTTCCCCGCGGCTGCGATGCGACGCTTATCGACTTGCAGCAAATTTTGTCGTTTACGGAATGCGCCGTCGTCATTGCGGAAAATGCCGCGCAGATTAAAAAGATCGTTTCCGTAAAGAGCGAACTGCCGCATCTGAAAACGCTCATTTCGTTTGAAGACGTCGGCGACGATATAAAAACGGACGTAAAAAAATCCGGGATCGATTTATTATTTTTTAATAATTTATTGAACGAAGGTAAAAAGTACAATATCGAACACAGGGCTGAAATCGAAGCCGAACTCGAAAAGGGAGAGTGGAACGATACCGCGTGTATCATCTTTACGTCGGGTACGACGGGTATGCCCAAGGGTGTCGAACTTTCGCACGGCAATTTTTTGACGCAGCTCGACGAACTGCAGGAGCGAATTTATTTGAATCCCGGCGACCGCGCGCTGTGCGTGCTTCCGGTGTGGCACGTGTTTCAGCGGCTGTGCGAATATGTCATTTTGATTCAAGGTGCCGCGCTCTGTTATTCGAAGCCGGTCGGAAGTATCCTCCTCGCCGATTTTCAAAAGATCAATCCTCACCTCATGCCCGCCGTTCCCCGCGTGTACGAAGCGATCTACGACGGTATCAACCGCAAGATGCGCAAAACGGGCGGTTTCGTTTACATGCTGTTCCGATTTTTCGTCGGAGTTGCGATTTTGCATTCGCGGATCGACAGGCTCCTCTTCCGCAAAAACGTGCGCTTCGGACCGGACTACATCGGTGCGCTGTGGGCGCTGCTCGTCATCCCGTGGCTTTTGCTCTATCCTCTCAAATTGCTCGGGGATGCGCTCGTGTTTCGAAAAATCAAAGCGATGCTCGGGAAAAACTTCCGCGCGGGCGTTTCCGGCGGCGGCGCCTATCCGCACAACATCGACGAGTTCTTTTGGGCGATCGGCGTAAAGGTCGTCGAAGGCTACGGCCTCACCGAAACCGCTCCCGTCGTTTCCGTACGGCCGATAGCCGATCCCGTGTTCGGCAATGTCGGCTCTCCCATCCGCGGCGTCAAAGTGCGTATCGTCGATCAGGACGGCTATGTGCTCGGACGCTGCAAACAGGGCGTCGTGCAGGTAAAGGGCGGCACGGTGATGAAGGGATATTACAAGCGTCCCGATTTGACGGCAAAAGTGATGACCGTCGACGGCTGGTTCGACACGGGCGATATCGGCATCCTTTCGATTCACGACGAAATCGTTTTAAAAGGCCGCATGAAAGATACGATAGTGCTCCGCGGCGGCGAAAATATCGAACCGCTTCCGATCGAGCAAAAGCTGCAGGAGTCGCGCTTTATCAAAGCGGCCGTCGTTGTCGGTCAGGACGAACGCTATCTCGGCGCGCTCATTCTCGTCGATGAAGACGAAGTAAAAGGCTATGCGGCCGAAAACGGCATCCAATACGATACCTACGAAAATCTGCTCGCATCCGAATATATTCAAACGCTGTATGCGAGCGAAATCAACGGCCTCATCAATTCGAAAAACGGGTTTAAGATGTTCGAGCGGATCAATAAATTCGCACTGATCACAAAGCCATTTGAAGTCGGCGTCGAACTTTCGGCGAAACAGGAAATCATGCGTTTCAGGATCGGTGAAATCTACGCTGAAGAAATCGCTTCTCTGTTCGTTCAGGATCAGAAAGCGGATATGTGA
- a CDS encoding aminopeptidase, which yields MKDIVPAEIIVRDVCRVKKGERVLIVANPETNMIAQDLFEAVKKAGGVPVLMFQTIKNSFDNASPEVLASIATNPDLCFSVSSSKLGKDPGAAAHPYVDAKGTKFMHIFDFLLNGKKSMRAVWMPGITQEMYERAVQIDYKELASRCAVLKKAYEKAVSVHVTSPGGTDVVVPVAGRKAFEDDGDFSKPGSGGNIPAGEVFISPVVGTGNVQDEGNLIDKIKQKIGAQSDAEDADGVQGSAEGAGAQGDGRHAEEKNAPGASGTNGKIVFDGSMTFGDGDALLETPIVVQVADGFVTDIEGGEEAARLKKTIADAEAKSLAMEKEGKLPEGEGSVYRRNARNIGELGIGLNPAAVITGNMLEDEKAFRTCHFAIGENYDSDAPALIHLDGVVREPTIEITYEDGSVRTVLRNGDLML from the coding sequence ATGAAAGACATAGTGCCGGCGGAGATCATCGTACGCGATGTGTGCCGCGTAAAAAAAGGCGAGCGTGTGCTCATCGTCGCAAATCCCGAAACGAATATGATTGCGCAGGATTTATTCGAAGCGGTAAAAAAGGCGGGCGGTGTGCCGGTGCTTATGTTTCAAACCATAAAAAATTCGTTCGACAACGCATCGCCCGAAGTGCTCGCTTCTATCGCGACGAATCCCGACCTGTGCTTTTCCGTGTCGTCGTCAAAGCTCGGAAAAGATCCCGGCGCGGCGGCGCATCCCTATGTCGACGCAAAGGGCACGAAATTCATGCATATCTTCGACTTTTTACTGAACGGCAAAAAATCGATGCGCGCCGTGTGGATGCCGGGCATCACGCAGGAGATGTACGAACGTGCGGTTCAGATCGATTACAAAGAGCTCGCCTCTCGCTGTGCGGTGTTAAAAAAAGCGTATGAAAAAGCCGTCTCCGTTCACGTTACTTCTCCCGGCGGAACGGATGTCGTCGTGCCGGTCGCGGGACGCAAAGCCTTCGAAGACGACGGAGATTTTTCGAAGCCCGGTTCGGGCGGAAACATCCCCGCGGGAGAAGTGTTTATCAGTCCCGTCGTCGGTACGGGAAACGTGCAGGACGAGGGGAATCTCATCGATAAGATCAAACAGAAGATCGGTGCTCAAAGCGATGCCGAAGACGCGGACGGCGTTCAAGGCAGTGCGGAAGGAGCGGGTGCGCAAGGGGACGGCAGGCACGCCGAAGAAAAAAACGCGCCGGGTGCATCCGGCACAAACGGGAAAATCGTATTCGACGGTTCGATGACGTTCGGTGACGGAGATGCCCTTCTTGAAACGCCGATAGTCGTGCAGGTTGCCGACGGTTTTGTAACCGACATAGAGGGCGGAGAGGAAGCCGCGCGCTTGAAAAAAACGATCGCCGACGCGGAAGCGAAATCGCTTGCGATGGAAAAGGAAGGAAAGCTGCCCGAAGGGGAAGGGAGCGTGTATCGCAGAAATGCGCGCAATATCGGAGAGCTCGGTATCGGCTTGAATCCCGCCGCCGTCATTACGGGAAACATGCTCGAAGACGAAAAAGCGTTCCGAACGTGTCACTTTGCGATCGGTGAAAATTACGACAGCGATGCGCCCGCTCTGATTCACCTTGACGGCGTCGTCCGCGAACCGACGATCGAAATAACGTATGAAGACGGCTCCGTGCGGACGGTTTTGCGAAACGGAGACCTGATGCTGTGA
- the trxB gene encoding thioredoxin-disulfide reductase, giving the protein METISCDYIIVGAGSAGLASAQYAARAGLRTIVFDPFEPGGQALQIVELENYPGVFPAVTGIDFIGTMKKQAESFGARIAQAKIASIDKIKNTFYVHTESGEYSSFALLIATGAEHRMLGVPGEKELTGRGVSYCATCDGPFFRNKAIVVVGGGDSACTESLYLATLSPHVTLVHRKAQFRAEYSIVEKVKNDKNIHIKYNTLVKEIRGNGRVQSVLLEDTETGDEAELPADAVFIFVGMKARTELFDTLPKDGAGYIVTNEKMETIMQGLYCAGDVRAKPFRQIVTAVSDGAIAAHEAAEYVKRVLPAGERA; this is encoded by the coding sequence ATGGAAACCATTTCGTGCGATTACATCATTGTCGGTGCCGGCAGCGCGGGGCTTGCCTCGGCGCAATATGCCGCGCGCGCGGGTTTGCGCACGATCGTCTTCGATCCGTTCGAGCCGGGCGGACAGGCGCTGCAGATCGTCGAGCTTGAAAATTATCCGGGCGTCTTTCCGGCCGTTACGGGAATCGATTTTATCGGTACGATGAAAAAGCAGGCGGAATCTTTCGGTGCGCGGATTGCGCAGGCGAAGATCGCTTCGATCGATAAAATTAAAAATACGTTTTACGTTCATACCGAAAGCGGCGAATACAGCTCTTTTGCGCTCCTTATTGCGACGGGTGCCGAACACCGGATGCTCGGCGTTCCCGGTGAAAAAGAATTGACCGGAAGAGGTGTTTCGTACTGCGCGACCTGTGACGGGCCTTTTTTTCGCAACAAAGCGATTGTCGTAGTCGGAGGCGGCGATTCGGCATGTACCGAGTCTCTCTACCTTGCAACGCTTTCTCCGCACGTTACGCTCGTCCATCGTAAAGCGCAGTTCCGTGCGGAATATTCTATTGTCGAAAAAGTGAAAAACGATAAAAACATACATATCAAATACAATACGCTTGTAAAAGAAATCCGAGGGAACGGACGGGTACAATCCGTACTGCTCGAAGATACGGAAACGGGAGACGAAGCTGAACTGCCTGCCGATGCCGTATTCATCTTCGTCGGCATGAAAGCGCGCACGGAACTCTTCGATACGCTGCCGAAAGACGGGGCGGGTTATATCGTGACGAACGAAAAGATGGAAACGATTATGCAGGGTCTGTACTGCGCAGGCGATGTACGTGCAAAACCGTTCCGCCAAATCGTCACCGCGGTTTCAGACGGCGCGATCGCGGCACACGAAGCTGCCGAATACGTAAAGCGGGTTTTGCCGGCCGGAGAACGAGCATGA
- a CDS encoding glycoside hydrolase family 3 protein has translation MNRFTKSILLIINMAIAVSPRLFAQSETSSESLPKGVTFWSDYPAETLARTIVERMSDAECLSQIFMFGWAGAEPDQLLYDWVSRGLGSVKVFGWNTGDIRLVASSVFSLQRSASQTRFKIPLFVATDQEGGWIRHVKGETSITPGNMAIGAAGYPVDAWYSAYYISREIKALGINMNFAPSVDLFTDRTSTIIGPRSFGDNPEHAGILGAAFSAGSIAAGVIPTAKHFPGHGDTDGDSHVRLPEIDIDEKTFMHRELVPFEYLVRQKIPAIMSGHLSFPKIDASGAPASLSKYFLTDLLRTKLGFDGLIITDDMMMNGDTLYAGSLTNAFYLAIAAGNDILISSTTARLNEPLWTVNLDRMKTDASFRDRVKDAAYRVLKAKLDYFKSGNAAPLYPDAASIGKYIPDKEGEKFFLEQACRSITLYKKGTLPLSSRDAGRVLFVGSLSRFFSEGKRRYASSGDYRFSSEPGPNETQYMCDHILESAAAYNTVICCVSNAQSARIARTLKGSGKRIVIFSIMSPEYSLDFSWADSVVMGYSWSSYTFDAMFGALAGEYEAQGTLPFKP, from the coding sequence ATGAATCGTTTTACAAAATCAATATTATTAATTATTAATATGGCGATCGCCGTTTCGCCGCGGCTTTTTGCGCAGAGCGAAACGAGCTCCGAATCGCTTCCGAAAGGCGTCACGTTTTGGAGCGATTATCCGGCAGAAACGCTCGCACGCACGATCGTCGAACGCATGAGCGATGCGGAATGCCTTTCGCAGATATTTATGTTCGGCTGGGCGGGCGCCGAGCCGGATCAGCTTTTGTATGATTGGGTTTCGCGCGGGCTCGGCAGCGTAAAAGTGTTCGGATGGAACACGGGGGATATACGCCTCGTTGCGAGTTCCGTTTTTTCGTTGCAGCGGAGCGCGTCGCAAACGAGATTTAAAATACCGCTGTTCGTCGCGACCGATCAGGAGGGCGGTTGGATCCGCCACGTCAAAGGCGAAACGTCGATCACGCCGGGCAATATGGCGATCGGAGCTGCAGGCTACCCCGTCGACGCGTGGTACAGCGCGTATTATATTTCGCGCGAAATAAAAGCGCTCGGCATCAATATGAATTTTGCACCGTCGGTCGATCTCTTTACCGATCGCACTTCCACGATCATCGGACCGCGCTCCTTCGGAGACAATCCCGAACACGCGGGCATTCTCGGTGCGGCTTTTTCCGCAGGGAGCATTGCGGCGGGCGTTATCCCGACGGCAAAGCATTTTCCGGGACACGGAGACACCGACGGCGACTCGCACGTAAGGCTTCCCGAAATCGATATCGACGAAAAGACGTTCATGCATCGAGAACTCGTTCCGTTCGAATACCTCGTCAGGCAAAAAATCCCCGCGATCATGTCGGGGCATTTGAGTTTTCCGAAAATCGATGCAAGCGGTGCGCCCGCTTCCCTTTCAAAATATTTCCTCACCGATTTGCTGCGCACGAAGCTCGGCTTTGACGGCTTGATCATTACCGACGATATGATGATGAACGGCGATACGCTCTACGCGGGTTCGTTGACGAACGCGTTTTACCTTGCGATAGCGGCCGGCAACGATATCCTCATCTCTTCGACGACGGCGCGCTTAAACGAACCGTTGTGGACGGTAAACCTTGATCGCATGAAAACGGACGCTTCATTCCGCGACCGCGTAAAAGATGCGGCGTATCGCGTCTTAAAAGCAAAGCTCGATTATTTTAAAAGCGGAAATGCGGCACCTCTTTATCCCGATGCCGCTTCGATCGGAAAGTATATTCCCGATAAAGAAGGCGAAAAGTTTTTTTTAGAACAGGCGTGCCGGTCGATTACGCTGTACAAAAAAGGTACGCTGCCGCTTTCGAGCCGTGATGCCGGCCGTGTGCTCTTTGTCGGCTCTCTTTCTCGATTTTTCAGCGAAGGAAAGCGGCGCTATGCCTCTTCCGGCGATTATCGGTTTTCTTCGGAGCCCGGACCGAACGAAACGCAGTATATGTGCGATCATATCCTTGAAAGCGCTGCCGCCTACAATACGGTCATATGCTGTGTTTCGAATGCCCAGTCCGCGCGTATCGCCCGCACGCTCAAAGGAAGCGGGAAGAGAATCGTGATCTTTTCGATCATGTCGCCCGAATACTCACTCGATTTCAGCTGGGCGGATTCCGTCGTTATGGGATACAGCTGGTCGTCGTATACGTTCGATGCGATGTTCGGCGCGCTCGCAGGCGAATACGAAGCCCAAGGCACTTTGCCGTTTAAACCGTAA
- a CDS encoding carbohydrate-binding protein: protein MSKNTLTLEIKNEKGEVLARQIGEDFVHLVYEHEYRVGDRIVFSVSKSNCFFIIQFDTVLNPAFVYMKGPVFTYEIPFGEKKFSYDPKTFSGTLHLLKARVAYEEEIDAYKNLALNDHDTHTNDVCFPHAKANIETRGESVFAARNAINGNCENRSHGKWPYESWGINRDPQALLTLDFGRNIYTDKIILICRADFPHDNYWKQIEIGFSDGSVQVFSLKKSAAPHVFKIVPKKTTYITLGKLLKDETLDSPFPALTQIEVYGREADTKKITIPKY from the coding sequence ATGTCGAAAAACACTCTGACACTTGAGATAAAAAATGAAAAAGGCGAAGTGCTTGCACGGCAAATCGGGGAAGATTTCGTGCACTTGGTATATGAACACGAATACCGCGTGGGCGACCGTATCGTATTTTCCGTGTCGAAAAGCAATTGTTTTTTTATAATTCAGTTCGATACGGTTTTAAATCCCGCTTTTGTCTACATGAAAGGACCGGTCTTCACATATGAAATTCCGTTCGGAGAAAAAAAGTTTTCTTACGATCCGAAAACTTTTTCGGGAACCTTGCATTTACTCAAAGCGCGCGTCGCATACGAAGAAGAAATCGATGCATATAAAAATCTCGCACTGAACGATCACGATACGCATACGAACGACGTTTGCTTTCCTCATGCAAAAGCAAATATCGAAACCAGAGGCGAATCCGTTTTCGCCGCACGCAATGCGATCAACGGCAACTGTGAAAATCGCTCGCACGGCAAATGGCCGTATGAATCGTGGGGTATCAATCGGGATCCCCAAGCGTTGCTTACGCTTGATTTCGGACGAAACATATATACGGATAAAATCATACTGATATGCCGCGCCGATTTTCCTCACGATAATTATTGGAAACAAATAGAAATCGGTTTTTCCGACGGCAGCGTACAAGTATTTTCTCTAAAGAAAAGCGCGGCACCCCATGTATTCAAAATCGTTCCGAAAAAAACGACATACATAACTTTAGGCAAATTGCTGAAAGATGAAACACTCGACTCGCCGTTTCCGGCGCTGACACAAATAGAAGTATACGGCAGAGAAGCGGACACGAAAAAAATTACAATCCCGAAATATTAA
- a CDS encoding tRNA-uridine aminocarboxypropyltransferase, giving the protein MSDRCWRCFRPVRFCLCKYAEPVDAGVKFVLLMHPKEAKRERTGTGRIAHVSLVDSEILVGIDFSKNARLHELLADPRYFPVLLYPGKDAHTVRTEGFADLVGDKTLLVIVIDATWFCSRKVIEHSAFLLDLPRLSFAGSYRSEFTFKREPFPDYISTIESCYYLIKELQSAHLANENANPEPLMTAFRKLIRDQLQAQNDRIDGKLPDTHSYNWKYTKKVNIPKT; this is encoded by the coding sequence ATGAGCGATCGCTGCTGGCGCTGTTTCCGGCCGGTGCGCTTCTGTCTCTGCAAATACGCGGAGCCGGTCGACGCAGGTGTCAAATTCGTGCTGCTCATGCATCCGAAAGAAGCGAAGCGTGAGCGCACGGGAACAGGCCGCATCGCACATGTGTCGCTCGTCGATTCGGAGATTCTCGTCGGAATCGATTTTTCAAAAAATGCGCGGCTGCACGAACTGCTCGCCGATCCGCGTTATTTTCCCGTGCTGCTCTATCCGGGAAAGGATGCGCACACGGTGCGTACCGAAGGATTCGCCGATCTCGTCGGAGACAAAACGCTTCTCGTGATCGTCATCGACGCGACGTGGTTTTGTTCGCGCAAAGTGATCGAGCACAGCGCTTTTTTGCTTGATCTTCCGCGTCTCTCGTTTGCAGGCAGTTACCGCTCCGAGTTTACGTTCAAGCGCGAACCTTTTCCCGATTATATCTCGACGATCGAATCCTGTTATTATCTCATAAAAGAGCTGCAGTCAGCGCACCTTGCAAACGAAAATGCAAACCCCGAACCGCTTATGACGGCTTTCCGAAAACTCATTCGCGATCAGCTGCAGGCGCAAAACGACCGCATCGACGGCAAGCTGCCCGACACGCACAGTTACAATTGGAAATACACGAAAAAAGTTAATATTCCGAAAACTTGA
- the trxA gene encoding thioredoxin → MELTLTAENFKSEVLESDLPVLVDFWASWCGPCRMMGPVVSEIAEEKKGVLKVGKVNVDEQESLAAQFSVMSIPTFILFKNGKAAARQTGAMSKADLLKSLGV, encoded by the coding sequence ATGGAACTCACGCTTACTGCGGAGAATTTTAAAAGTGAAGTGCTCGAATCCGATCTTCCCGTACTCGTCGATTTTTGGGCGTCGTGGTGCGGTCCGTGCCGCATGATGGGGCCGGTCGTTTCGGAAATCGCCGAAGAAAAAAAAGGCGTGCTGAAAGTCGGCAAAGTCAACGTCGACGAACAGGAAAGCCTTGCCGCACAGTTCAGCGTCATGAGCATCCCGACGTTCATCCTGTTTAAAAACGGCAAAGCCGCCGCACGGCAAACGGGCGCGATGAGCAAAGCCGATTTATTAAAATCGCTCGGCGTATGA